One Cryptomeria japonica chromosome 9, Sugi_1.0, whole genome shotgun sequence genomic window carries:
- the LOC131858299 gene encoding uncharacterized protein LOC131858299: MPFRALYGYEALSFIDLALSDSRVALAQDWLQENQDIMRSLRENLQHAQNQQKIYTDQHRIERAFEVDDMVFLCLQSYRQSTLKGGGAEKLKPCFYGPYRVHRRVGEVSYEVELPPGSKIHNMFHVSCLKKALG; this comes from the coding sequence ATGCCTTTCAGAGCTCTCTACGGCTATGAGGCATTATCCTTCATTGATTTAGCTCTGAGTGACAGTAGAGTTGCTTTGGCTCAGGATTGGTTACAGGAGAACCAGGATATCATGAGATCTCTCAGGGAGAATTTACAACatgcacaaaatcaacaaaagatatACACTGATCAGCATAGGATTGAGAGAGCATTTGAGGTGGATGACATGGTTTTCTTGTGCTTACAGTCATACCGGCAAAGTACCCTTAAAGGGGggggagctgagaagctcaaaccaTGTTTTTATGGACCATATAGGGTACATAGGCGAGTTGGAGAGGTTTcttatgaggttgagttaccaccaGGCAGTAAAATTCATAATATGTTTCATGTATCTTGCCTGAAAAAGGCCCTTGGATAG